The following proteins are encoded in a genomic region of Saccharopolyspora antimicrobica:
- a CDS encoding PHP domain-containing protein codes for MVGVRIDLHTHSTESDGTDTPAELVATAVAAGLDAIAITDHDTTAGWAEAERAVRELAQPGGFRLVPGAELSCSCPDGNGRTITVHLLAYLFAPDSAALVAEQSRLRAERRTRLHEMARHMAADGFPIDPDGLMAGLPPDSPGGRPHLARALVDAGTVASVNEAFARFLGGSGRYYLPRTDTPVHRAIEMIADAGGATVLAHPFATARGPVVSEEVVAELADRGLAGIEIDHPDHDPATRERLRGLAGELDLIPTGSSDYHGTNKTIRIGQETTPPDSLDRLVDRCTGSKVIG; via the coding sequence CTGGTGGGTGTGCGAATCGACCTGCACACGCATTCCACCGAGTCCGACGGCACCGACACACCGGCTGAGCTGGTGGCGACGGCCGTCGCGGCCGGGCTGGACGCCATCGCGATCACCGACCACGACACCACCGCGGGCTGGGCGGAAGCCGAGCGCGCGGTGCGCGAACTGGCTCAACCGGGCGGTTTTCGGCTGGTGCCGGGTGCCGAGCTCTCGTGCTCCTGCCCGGACGGCAACGGCCGGACGATCACGGTGCACCTGCTGGCGTACCTGTTCGCCCCGGACTCGGCCGCGCTCGTCGCCGAGCAGTCGCGGCTGCGCGCCGAGCGGCGGACGCGGTTGCACGAGATGGCCCGGCACATGGCCGCCGACGGCTTCCCGATCGATCCGGACGGGCTGATGGCCGGGCTGCCGCCGGATTCGCCGGGCGGTCGCCCGCACCTCGCGCGGGCGCTGGTCGACGCCGGGACGGTGGCCAGCGTCAACGAGGCGTTCGCCAGGTTCCTCGGTGGCAGCGGGCGGTACTACCTGCCGCGCACCGACACACCGGTGCACCGCGCGATCGAGATGATCGCCGATGCCGGCGGCGCGACGGTGCTGGCGCACCCCTTCGCGACGGCGCGCGGCCCGGTGGTGAGCGAGGAAGTGGTCGCGGAGCTGGCCGACCGCGGTCTGGCGGGCATCGAGATCGACCACCCCGACCACGACCCGGCGACGCGCGAGCGGTTGCGCGGACTGGCCGGCGAACTGGACCTGATCCCGACCGGGAGCAGCGACTACCACGGCACCAACAAGACGATCCGCATCGGCCAGGAGACGACCCCGCCCGACTCGCTGGACCGGCTGGTCGACCGGTGCACGGGCAGCAAGGTGATCGGCTGA
- a CDS encoding PH domain-containing protein translates to MFAPRDPDEYLLDTERRVIRVRRHWACLLWDLFEAIGLLVGLVMVSYLLPAGNAWLFQNILWYAGLVVLVRFTYQVLDWYVERIVVTDKRFLLTTGIFTTNVAMMPITKVTDLTFARTLMGRVFGYGTLVVESAGQIQALNRIEYVPNPTEVEDAISGLVFGDKKGQQQDRFSMLKARRAAVGKRKAAKL, encoded by the coding sequence TTGTTCGCTCCGAGGGATCCCGACGAGTACCTGCTGGACACCGAACGCAGGGTGATCCGCGTGCGGCGCCATTGGGCGTGCTTGCTGTGGGATCTCTTCGAGGCGATCGGCCTGCTCGTCGGCCTGGTGATGGTGTCCTACCTGCTGCCGGCGGGGAACGCCTGGTTGTTCCAGAACATCCTCTGGTACGCCGGACTGGTCGTGCTGGTGCGCTTCACCTACCAGGTGCTGGACTGGTACGTGGAACGCATCGTCGTCACGGACAAGCGGTTCCTGCTGACGACCGGCATCTTCACCACCAACGTGGCGATGATGCCGATCACCAAGGTCACCGACCTGACGTTCGCGCGAACCCTGATGGGCCGGGTCTTCGGATACGGCACGCTGGTCGTGGAGTCGGCCGGTCAGATCCAGGCGCTCAACCGCATCGAGTACGTGCCGAACCCGACCGAGGTCGAAGACGCGATCTCCGGCCTGGTCTTCGGTGACAAGAAGGGTCAGCAGCAGGACCGCTTCTCGATGCTCAAGGCACGCCGCGCCGCGGTGGGCAAGCGCAAGGCCGCCAAGCTCTGA
- a CDS encoding NUDIX hydrolase, which produces MIVSENPVIRCVGAVIHDPLGRLLLVKRAHAPSAGKWSLPGGRVEQGETDHSAVQREVQEETGLSVTVGALVGRVLRPAPQGTYEILDYSCRTNDWTLCAGDDAADAIWADSATFATLDADGALTEGLADCLHAWDCLPRNE; this is translated from the coding sequence ATGATCGTATCGGAGAACCCTGTGATCCGCTGCGTCGGAGCCGTGATTCACGACCCGCTCGGCCGGTTGCTGCTGGTCAAACGCGCTCATGCACCCAGTGCCGGGAAGTGGTCGCTACCGGGCGGCCGAGTGGAGCAGGGCGAGACCGACCATTCGGCGGTACAGCGCGAAGTCCAGGAGGAAACCGGGCTTTCGGTCACCGTGGGTGCACTCGTCGGCCGCGTCCTCCGGCCGGCGCCGCAGGGCACCTACGAGATCCTCGACTACTCCTGCCGGACCAATGACTGGACCCTTTGCGCTGGTGACGATGCTGCCGATGCCATCTGGGCGGACAGTGCGACTTTCGCCACACTCGACGCCGACGGCGCCCTGACCGAGGGCTTGGCGGACTGCCTGCACGCCTGGGATTGTTTACCCCGCAACGAGTGA
- the corA gene encoding magnesium/cobalt transporter CorA, with amino-acid sequence MPNLPSLGLRNRSSRAPRSTPRAPAPTSDYVVDCAIYVDGHRVEGSWNHSDAVEEVRRRGTGFVWIGLHEPTEEQINGLADTFGLHELAVEDAVHAHQRPKLERYDNTLFMVLKTVRYLSSDRRSATSEIVDTGELMVFLGRDFVITVRHGKHAGLGQVRSQLEADPEQLALGPSAVLHGVADHVVDTYLEVTEAIQDDIDEIEADVFEPRTKVDAEQIYLMKREVLELRRAVLPLTKPMQRLAEGYTPMVADEVRSYFRNVEDHLAKVSEMVGSFDELLTTLVDATLAKITLQQNTDMRKISAWVAIISTPTMIAGIYGMNFDAMPETKWIYGYPGVLVVMLVACVVLFKIFRRNKWL; translated from the coding sequence GTGCCCAACCTCCCCTCGCTCGGTTTGCGCAACCGAAGCAGCCGTGCGCCCCGCAGCACTCCCCGCGCGCCCGCGCCGACGTCCGACTACGTGGTGGACTGCGCGATCTACGTCGACGGGCACCGCGTCGAGGGCAGCTGGAACCACTCCGACGCCGTCGAGGAGGTGCGCCGCCGCGGCACCGGGTTCGTCTGGATCGGGTTGCACGAACCCACCGAGGAGCAGATCAACGGGCTCGCCGACACCTTCGGGCTGCACGAGCTCGCGGTGGAGGACGCCGTGCACGCCCACCAGCGGCCGAAGCTGGAGCGCTACGACAACACGCTGTTCATGGTGCTCAAGACGGTCCGCTACCTGTCGTCGGACCGCCGGTCGGCGACCAGCGAGATCGTCGACACCGGTGAGCTGATGGTGTTCCTCGGCCGCGACTTCGTGATCACCGTCCGGCACGGCAAGCACGCCGGGCTCGGCCAGGTGCGCAGCCAGCTGGAGGCCGACCCGGAGCAGCTGGCGCTGGGCCCGTCCGCGGTGCTGCACGGCGTGGCCGACCACGTGGTGGACACCTACCTGGAGGTCACCGAGGCCATCCAGGACGACATCGACGAGATCGAGGCCGACGTCTTCGAGCCGCGCACCAAGGTCGACGCCGAGCAGATCTACCTGATGAAGCGCGAAGTCCTGGAGCTGCGCCGGGCGGTGCTGCCGCTGACCAAGCCGATGCAGCGGCTGGCCGAGGGCTACACGCCGATGGTCGCCGACGAGGTGCGCTCCTACTTCCGCAACGTCGAGGACCACCTGGCGAAGGTCTCGGAGATGGTGGGCTCCTTCGACGAGCTGCTGACCACGCTCGTGGACGCGACGCTGGCCAAGATCACGCTCCAGCAGAACACCGACATGCGCAAGATCTCCGCGTGGGTCGCGATCATCTCGACGCCGACGATGATCGCCGGGATCTACGGGATGAACTTCGACGCGATGCCGGAGACGAAGTGGATCTACGGGTATCCGGGAGTGCTCGTGGTGATGCTGGTCGCCTGCGTGGTGCTGTTCAAGATCTTCCGGCGGAACAAGTGGCTGTGA
- a CDS encoding CAP domain-containing protein yields MSALCATAAVLALFSAGTLHPAARTPSAEQQMLDLTNGARADAGCPPLRLNTDLGEAATGHSADMAHRNFFDHTGSNGSQPAGRTSAAGYPGDYIGENIAAGYDSAEVVFQKWMDTAVHRGNILDCKFTDLGIGHVDVPSSQFRVYWTQDFGRPPIR; encoded by the coding sequence ATGTCGGCTCTGTGCGCAACTGCCGCGGTTCTGGCGCTGTTCAGCGCCGGGACGCTGCACCCGGCGGCTAGAACGCCGTCGGCCGAGCAGCAGATGCTCGACCTGACCAACGGCGCCCGGGCCGACGCCGGCTGCCCGCCGCTGCGCCTGAACACCGATCTGGGCGAGGCGGCGACCGGGCACAGCGCCGACATGGCGCACCGGAACTTCTTCGACCACACCGGCAGCAACGGCAGCCAGCCCGCGGGCCGCACCAGCGCCGCGGGCTACCCGGGCGACTACATCGGCGAGAACATCGCCGCGGGCTACGACTCGGCCGAGGTCGTCTTCCAGAAGTGGATGGACACCGCCGTGCACCGCGGCAACATCCTCGACTGCAAGTTCACCGACCTCGGCATCGGCCACGTCGACGTCCCGTCGAGCCAGTTCCGCGTCTACTGGACCCAGGACTTCGGGCGCCCGCCGATCAGGTGA
- a CDS encoding ABC transporter ATP-binding protein, with the protein MAEIVLDKVTKRYPDGALAVNEVNLEIADGEFVILVGPSGCGKSTTLNMIAGLEDISGGELRIGGERMNERAPKDRDIAMVFQSYALYPHMTVFENMAFPLRLAKVDSTTVRTKVEEAAKILDLTQHLQRKPANLSGGQRQRVAMGRAIVRSPKAFLMDEPLSNLDAKLRVQMRTSVSKLQKRLGTTTVYVTHDQTEAMTLGDRVVVLRGGVVQQVGAPQHLYEHPANLFVAGFIGSPAMNFVPVEAAEGVLRSPLGDVPLGDRLRRALEAADAPRELVLGIRPEHFEDAALLDDAARASGATFRGEVDVVEEMGSDKYVYFTLHGGRASTAELDELAADSGTSEVPTDEGQVVTRLSVQSGARENQELEVWFDPDKIHLFDPGTGATLT; encoded by the coding sequence GTGGCCGAGATCGTGCTGGACAAGGTGACCAAGCGCTATCCGGACGGGGCGCTGGCGGTCAACGAGGTGAACCTGGAGATCGCGGACGGCGAGTTCGTGATCCTGGTCGGCCCGTCCGGCTGCGGGAAGTCCACCACGCTGAACATGATCGCCGGTCTGGAGGACATCAGCGGCGGCGAGCTGCGCATCGGCGGGGAGCGGATGAACGAGCGCGCGCCGAAGGACCGCGACATCGCGATGGTGTTCCAGTCCTACGCTCTGTACCCGCACATGACGGTGTTCGAGAACATGGCGTTCCCGCTGCGGCTGGCCAAGGTCGACTCGACGACGGTGCGCACGAAGGTCGAGGAGGCGGCCAAGATCCTCGACCTGACCCAGCACCTGCAGCGCAAGCCGGCCAACCTCTCCGGCGGGCAGCGGCAGCGCGTCGCGATGGGCCGGGCGATCGTGCGCAGCCCCAAGGCCTTCCTGATGGACGAGCCGCTGTCCAATTTGGACGCCAAGCTGCGGGTGCAGATGCGGACCTCGGTGTCGAAGCTGCAGAAGCGGCTCGGCACCACGACGGTCTACGTCACCCACGACCAGACCGAGGCGATGACGCTGGGCGACCGCGTGGTGGTCCTGCGCGGCGGTGTGGTGCAGCAGGTGGGCGCGCCGCAGCACCTCTACGAGCACCCGGCGAACCTGTTCGTGGCGGGATTCATCGGCTCCCCGGCGATGAACTTCGTGCCGGTCGAGGCCGCCGAGGGCGTGCTGCGCAGCCCGCTCGGCGACGTGCCCCTGGGCGACCGCCTGCGCCGCGCCCTGGAAGCCGCGGACGCCCCGCGCGAGCTGGTCCTCGGCATCCGCCCGGAGCACTTCGAGGACGCCGCGCTGCTCGACGACGCAGCCCGGGCCTCGGGCGCGACGTTCCGCGGCGAGGTGGACGTGGTGGAGGAGATGGGCTCGGACAAGTACGTCTACTTCACCCTGCACGGCGGGCGAGCCAGCACGGCGGAGCTGGACGAGCTGGCCGCCGACAGCGGCACCTCCGAGGTCCCGACCGACGAGGGCCAGGTGGTCACCCGCCTCTCGGTGCAGTCCGGGGCCCGCGAGAACCAGGAGCTCGAAGTCTGGTTCGACCCCGACAAGATCCACCTCTTCGACCCCGGCACCGGCGCCACCCTCACCTGA
- a CDS encoding carbohydrate ABC transporter permease: MAGVGGAETPARKAKWTVLNAVVVVYALLPVLWILSLSFKTPETLSDGNLIPREWTLENYAAIFSTTEFTRALLNSIGIALIATLIAVVLGTMAAYAIARLDFPGKRLLVGVSLLIAMFPQVSLVSPLFEIERVLGLFDTWPGLILPYITFSLPLSIYTLSAFFREIPWELEKAAKMDGATPGQAFAKVIAPLAAPGVFTTAILVFIFCWNDFLFAISLTSTENSRTVPVALQFFTGSSQFEDPTGSISAAAVVITVPIILFVLFFQRRIVSGLTSGAVKG, translated from the coding sequence ATGGCGGGCGTGGGCGGGGCGGAGACCCCCGCGCGGAAGGCCAAGTGGACGGTGCTCAACGCCGTCGTCGTGGTCTACGCGCTGCTGCCGGTGCTGTGGATCCTGTCGCTGTCGTTCAAGACGCCCGAAACGCTGTCCGACGGCAACCTGATCCCGCGCGAGTGGACGCTGGAGAACTACGCGGCGATCTTCAGCACCACCGAGTTCACCCGCGCGCTGCTGAACTCCATCGGCATCGCGCTGATCGCCACCCTGATCGCGGTGGTGCTCGGCACCATGGCCGCCTACGCGATCGCCCGGCTCGACTTCCCCGGCAAGCGGCTGCTGGTCGGGGTGTCGCTGCTGATCGCGATGTTCCCGCAGGTGTCGCTGGTGTCCCCGCTGTTCGAGATCGAGCGGGTGCTGGGGCTGTTCGACACCTGGCCCGGGCTGATCCTGCCCTACATCACCTTCTCGCTGCCGCTGTCGATCTACACGCTGTCGGCGTTCTTCCGGGAGATCCCGTGGGAGCTGGAGAAGGCGGCGAAGATGGACGGCGCGACGCCCGGTCAGGCGTTCGCGAAGGTGATCGCACCGCTGGCCGCGCCGGGCGTGTTCACCACCGCGATCCTGGTGTTCATCTTCTGCTGGAACGACTTCCTGTTCGCGATCTCGCTGACCTCCACGGAGAACTCCCGGACGGTGCCGGTGGCGCTGCAGTTCTTCACCGGCAGCTCGCAGTTCGAGGACCCGACCGGGTCGATCTCCGCCGCGGCGGTGGTGATCACCGTTCCGATCATCTTGTTCGTGCTGTTCTTCCAGCGACGCATCGTGTCCGGACTGACCTCCGGCGCAGTGAAGGGGTAA
- a CDS encoding carbohydrate ABC transporter permease has protein sequence MVQQQDALPVAKAISEGKKAERKLGWLLCAPAALVMLAVTGYPVLYALWLSFQRFDLKYPDQREFVGLDNYITVLGNGYWWTAFGVTVLVTVVSVAIEFVLGMGLALIMHRALVGRGLVRTVTLIPYGIVTVVAAFSWRYAWTPDTGYLANAITPDGAPLTEHASALAIVVLAEVWKTTPFMALLLMAGLALVPDDLLKAAAMDGAGPWQRFVKVMLPVMKPAILVAVLFRTLDAFRVFDNIVVLTSGAQDTSSVSVLAYNNLIKGLNLGIGSTMSVLIFIAVALIAWIFVKLFGTAAPGSDDKGRR, from the coding sequence ATGGTGCAGCAGCAGGACGCCCTGCCAGTGGCGAAGGCGATCAGCGAGGGCAAGAAGGCGGAGCGCAAGCTCGGCTGGCTGCTCTGCGCCCCGGCCGCGCTGGTGATGCTCGCGGTCACCGGCTACCCGGTCCTCTACGCGCTGTGGCTGTCGTTCCAGCGCTTCGACCTGAAGTACCCGGACCAGCGCGAGTTCGTCGGGCTGGACAACTACATCACCGTGCTGGGCAACGGCTACTGGTGGACCGCCTTCGGGGTGACCGTGCTGGTCACCGTGGTGTCGGTGGCCATCGAGTTCGTGCTGGGCATGGGCCTGGCGCTGATCATGCACCGGGCGCTGGTCGGCCGCGGCCTGGTCCGCACCGTCACGCTCATCCCGTACGGGATCGTCACCGTGGTGGCGGCGTTCAGCTGGCGCTACGCGTGGACGCCGGACACCGGCTACCTGGCCAACGCGATCACCCCGGACGGCGCACCGCTGACCGAGCACGCCAGCGCGCTGGCCATCGTGGTCCTCGCCGAGGTCTGGAAGACCACGCCGTTCATGGCGCTGCTGCTGATGGCCGGGCTGGCGCTGGTGCCCGACGACCTGCTCAAGGCGGCGGCGATGGACGGCGCCGGCCCGTGGCAGCGGTTCGTGAAGGTGATGCTGCCGGTGATGAAGCCGGCCATCCTCGTCGCGGTGCTCTTCCGCACCCTCGACGCGTTCCGCGTCTTCGACAACATCGTGGTGCTCACCTCCGGCGCGCAGGACACCTCCTCGGTGTCGGTGCTGGCCTACAACAACCTGATCAAGGGATTGAACCTCGGGATCGGCTCCACCATGTCGGTGCTGATCTTCATCGCGGTCGCGCTCATCGCGTGGATCTTCGTCAAGCTCTTCGGCACGGCCGCGCCCGGTAGCGACGACAAGGGGAGGCGCTGA
- a CDS encoding ABC transporter substrate-binding protein has product MLGRGCDQQPGGPIVRVRRTRRAAVLGASLVCASALTACAPASSANTVNLYSAPEENLQQNVDRCNAESGGRYNIVYHKLPRDADGQREQMVRRLAAGDTGLDILYLDVTWVGEFAEAKWIREWTGQDKADVERGTLQGPLQTATWDGKLYAAPKNTNVQLLWYRKDLVPEPPETWQEMIAGAQRLKQEGKPHWISLTGAQYEGVYVHFNTLVESAGGRVISEDGRTAVVDDGAVQAMQALRDLGTAGVTSASMNNAKEDDARQEFETGQAAFQLNWPFVYASMVEKKPELVDKVGWARLPGLRPGVPSKSTIGGANYAVSSYSTKPDLAFEATKCLRNPESQKFSALNDGVPPTIESVYAEPEMAAEYPMRDTILEALKDPGVRPVTPAAQNVSTVLSKMLSPIGEIDPQPTAVRMRTEVQNALESKGVMP; this is encoded by the coding sequence ATGCTTGGTCGTGGCTGCGACCAGCAACCGGGAGGACCGATCGTGAGAGTTCGCCGCACACGCCGCGCGGCTGTGCTGGGGGCGTCGCTGGTGTGCGCATCCGCGCTGACCGCGTGTGCCCCGGCATCGAGCGCGAACACCGTGAACCTCTACAGCGCGCCCGAGGAGAACCTGCAGCAGAACGTGGATCGCTGCAACGCCGAGTCGGGCGGCCGCTACAACATCGTCTACCACAAGCTGCCCCGCGACGCCGACGGCCAGCGCGAGCAGATGGTGCGCCGCCTCGCCGCCGGTGACACCGGGCTGGACATCCTGTACCTGGACGTCACCTGGGTCGGCGAGTTCGCCGAGGCGAAGTGGATCCGGGAGTGGACCGGGCAGGACAAGGCGGACGTGGAGCGCGGCACCCTGCAGGGCCCGCTGCAGACCGCGACCTGGGACGGCAAGCTCTACGCGGCGCCGAAGAACACCAACGTGCAGCTGCTCTGGTACCGCAAGGACCTGGTGCCCGAACCGCCGGAGACCTGGCAGGAGATGATCGCAGGCGCCCAGCGCCTGAAGCAGGAGGGCAAGCCGCACTGGATCTCGCTCACCGGCGCGCAGTACGAGGGCGTGTACGTGCACTTCAACACGCTGGTCGAGTCGGCGGGCGGGCGCGTCATCTCCGAGGACGGCCGCACCGCCGTGGTCGACGACGGCGCGGTGCAGGCGATGCAGGCCCTGCGCGACCTCGGCACGGCGGGCGTGACCAGCGCGTCGATGAACAACGCCAAGGAGGACGACGCCCGGCAGGAGTTCGAGACCGGGCAGGCCGCGTTCCAGCTGAACTGGCCGTTCGTCTACGCCTCGATGGTGGAGAAGAAGCCCGAGCTGGTCGACAAGGTCGGCTGGGCGCGGCTGCCCGGCCTGCGGCCCGGGGTGCCGAGCAAGTCCACCATCGGCGGCGCCAACTACGCGGTGAGCAGCTACTCGACCAAGCCGGACCTGGCCTTCGAAGCCACCAAGTGCCTGCGCAACCCGGAGAGCCAGAAGTTCTCCGCGCTCAACGACGGCGTGCCGCCGACGATCGAGTCCGTCTACGCCGAGCCCGAGATGGCCGCCGAGTACCCGATGCGCGACACCATCCTGGAAGCCCTCAAGGACCCGGGCGTGCGGCCGGTGACCCCGGCCGCCCAGAACGTCTCCACGGTGCTGTCCAAGATGCTGTCCCCGATCGGTGAGATCGACCCGCAACCCACTGCGGTCCGGATGCGCACCGAGGTGCAGAACGCCTTGGAATCCAAGGGAGTGATGCCCTGA